From one Helicobacter ganmani genomic stretch:
- a CDS encoding bifunctional 2-C-methyl-D-erythritol 4-phosphate cytidylyltransferase/2-C-methyl-D-erythritol 2,4-cyclodiphosphate synthase, whose translation MSNIALILLGAGDSSRFCLSALSSSETIHKSVQKLRLPKKQWLRVGEIPLWLKVALDFRDIYPFSRCILSAKSTEIKYMQKYLDAFSLDFVLVKGGSTRQESLKNALIMLEDFVEYVLVSDIARCNSAFLSQRVLKEIGNYDCIVPYLKLNDTIVYSNDSKLDYLKRDNLKIIQTPQLSRLNVLKSALENGDFTDESSAIFAQGGSIGFVQGAAEAKKLTFLEDLKTIPLPNPSTHTLVGSGSDIHALDKGEGILLGCVAIPCEFRLIAHSDGDVCLHALSDALLGAIGFGDIGEWFPDNDPAYKGANSADLLRIIVDFVRDVGYDILQADITIFAQKPKISPYKNAMEKKISEILQINVFKVNVKATTTEKLGFIGKGEGILVQASVVLEYFDWKKIISL comes from the coding sequence TTGTCAAATATCGCATTGATTTTGTTGGGTGCAGGCGATAGCAGTCGCTTTTGCTTATCAGCTTTATCATCTAGTGAAACGATACACAAATCAGTTCAAAAACTTAGATTGCCTAAAAAACAATGGTTGCGCGTGGGTGAGATTCCGCTTTGGTTAAAGGTTGCATTAGATTTTCGCGATATTTATCCTTTTTCGCGTTGTATCTTGAGTGCAAAATCTACCGAAATAAAATATATGCAGAAATATTTGGACGCATTTTCGCTAGATTTTGTGCTAGTAAAGGGTGGTTCTACGCGTCAAGAATCACTAAAAAATGCACTAATAATGCTTGAGGATTTCGTAGAATATGTGCTAGTAAGTGATATTGCGCGTTGCAATTCAGCGTTTTTGAGCCAAAGAGTCCTTAAAGAAATAGGTAATTATGATTGTATTGTTCCATATCTGAAACTAAATGATACAATAGTGTATTCTAATGATTCCAAACTAGACTATCTCAAGCGAGACAATTTAAAAATTATTCAAACGCCACAATTGAGCCGTTTGAATGTCTTAAAATCTGCTTTAGAAAATGGAGATTTCACAGATGAAAGTAGCGCGATTTTTGCACAAGGTGGGAGCATTGGGTTTGTTCAAGGAGCAGCAGAGGCAAAAAAATTAACCTTTTTAGAGGATTTAAAAACAATTCCTCTACCAAACCCTAGCACACACACACTTGTTGGAAGTGGAAGTGATATTCACGCATTGGATAAAGGAGAAGGAATCTTGTTAGGCTGTGTCGCAATTCCGTGTGAATTTCGCCTGATTGCACATAGTGATGGCGATGTTTGTTTGCATGCATTAAGTGATGCACTTTTGGGGGCAATTGGGTTTGGGGATATTGGTGAGTGGTTTCCTGATAATGACCCAGCTTATAAAGGAGCAAATTCCGCTGATTTGTTGCGTATTATTGTAGATTTTGTACGGGATGTGGGCTACGATATTTTGCAAGCAGATATTACAATTTTTGCTCAAAAACCAAAAATTTCTCCCTATAAAAATGCAATGGAAAAGAAAATTTCAGAAATTTTGCAAATTAATGTATTTAAGGTAAATGTCAAAGCAACAACAACGGAAAAATTGGGGTTTATTGGCAAAGGAGAAGGAATTTTGGTGCAAGCAAGTGTTGTTTTGGAATATTTTGATTGGAAAAAAATTATTTCGCTTTAG
- a CDS encoding FeoA family protein: MTINALKDGEYGVITHLGVDGQLRDRLFSFGISKTKQIKKLETSLGGSTILVELDRNCIVLRAEEANAIEVERVRE, from the coding sequence ATGACAATTAATGCACTCAAAGATGGAGAATATGGAGTGATTACGCATTTGGGCGTAGATGGGCAATTAAGGGATAGACTCTTTAGTTTTGGAATCTCTAAAACAAAACAAATCAAAAAGCTTGAAACTTCTCTTGGTGGTTCTACAATTTTGGTTGAGTTAGATAGGAATTGTATCGTTTTGCGCGCAGAAGAAGCAAATGCGATTGAAGTAGAAAGAGTGCGGGAGTAA
- the hypA gene encoding hydrogenase/urease nickel incorporation protein HypA yields MHEFSVVSSLIESCEEIAQHNQAEKILAIHLDIGERSGVNVALLKSAFEEFKLGSLCEQAKLLIQESKVELTCDSCHQSNLANKLDYTHCPCCGSEQVKITKGNEMLLLRLEMK; encoded by the coding sequence ATGCACGAATTTTCTGTCGTCTCTTCCCTCATAGAATCCTGCGAAGAAATTGCGCAACACAATCAAGCAGAGAAAATTCTAGCGATTCATTTAGATATTGGGGAGCGGAGCGGAGTCAATGTTGCTTTGCTAAAAAGTGCGTTTGAAGAGTTTAAGCTAGGTAGTCTCTGCGAGCAAGCCAAACTCCTTATTCAAGAATCCAAAGTAGAACTCACTTGCGATTCCTGCCATCAAAGTAATCTCGCAAATAAGCTAGATTATACACATTGTCCTTGTTGTGGAAGTGAGCAAGTAAAAATTACAAAAGGTAATGAAATGCTCCTTTTGCGTTTAGAAATGAAATAA
- the hemN gene encoding oxygen-independent coproporphyrinogen III oxidase: MQSNKIDFKQFATYSKPGPRYTSYPTAVEFSEKYTLDLYLQDLKADTSPLSLYVHLPFCRSACYFCGCNVVYTSKEENKKIYLEYLKKELELLKNAMDTNKPVYQLHFGGGTPTFFNAEELGVLVDLLKDAFPNFGQNAEIACEIDPRFFELSQMEVLKKGGFNRLSFGIQDFDAKVQEAIHRIQPFTLVQKAIQLARDYGITSINFDLIYGLPYQSLETFKKTLESCLLLNPDRFAVFNYAHVPWIKKTMRKIDETTLPHPEEKLRILEWTMDYLLKNGYQMIGMDHFAKPDDELFKSIQKGQLQRNFQGYSTQGGTQTIGIGLTSIGGGKDYYAQNYKDLTQYQEALDNHRLPFAKGIRLSNEDKIRKAVIMQLMSNFKLDFSTINQQFAFDFKEHFKEALEELKPLEEEGLVEINAKGIWVSETGALLIRNIVMPFDAYLKKINTNQKVFSKTI, encoded by the coding sequence ATGCAATCCAATAAGATTGATTTTAAACAATTTGCCACTTATTCTAAGCCCGGTCCGCGTTATACAAGTTATCCCACTGCAGTGGAGTTTAGCGAAAAATATACTTTGGATTTGTATTTGCAGGATTTAAAAGCAGATACAAGCCCCCTTTCTCTTTATGTGCATTTACCTTTTTGTCGTAGCGCGTGCTATTTTTGCGGTTGCAATGTAGTCTATACAAGCAAAGAGGAAAACAAAAAAATTTATTTAGAATATCTCAAAAAAGAGTTAGAATTGTTAAAAAATGCTATGGATACAAACAAGCCCGTGTATCAACTCCATTTTGGTGGCGGCACTCCTACATTTTTTAATGCAGAAGAATTGGGGGTTTTGGTTGATTTATTGAAAGATGCTTTTCCAAATTTTGGACAAAATGCGGAAATTGCCTGTGAGATTGACCCTAGATTTTTTGAGCTTTCACAAATGGAAGTGTTAAAAAAAGGAGGTTTTAACCGCCTAAGCTTTGGAATCCAAGACTTTGATGCAAAGGTGCAGGAAGCGATTCATAGAATCCAACCTTTTACGCTTGTCCAAAAGGCAATCCAGCTTGCAAGAGATTATGGGATTACTTCTATTAATTTTGATTTAATCTATGGCTTGCCCTATCAGAGTTTGGAGACTTTTAAGAAAACTTTAGAATCCTGCTTGCTCCTCAATCCAGACCGCTTTGCTGTCTTTAACTATGCGCATGTCCCTTGGATTAAAAAAACAATGCGTAAGATTGATGAAACCACTCTCCCACACCCAGAGGAAAAGCTTAGAATCTTAGAATGGACGATGGATTATTTGCTTAAAAATGGTTATCAAATGATTGGAATGGACCATTTTGCAAAGCCTGATGATGAGTTGTTTAAATCTATACAAAAAGGGCAATTACAACGTAATTTTCAAGGATATAGCACGCAAGGAGGCACGCAAACGATTGGAATCGGGCTGACTTCTATTGGCGGTGGCAAGGATTATTATGCGCAAAATTACAAGGATTTGACGCAATACCAAGAGGCATTGGACAATCATCGCCTGCCTTTCGCGAAAGGTATTAGGCTAAGCAATGAGGATAAGATTAGAAAAGCAGTGATTATGCAATTAATGAGCAATTTTAAATTGGATTTTAGCACGATAAATCAGCAGTTTGCGTTTGATTTTAAAGAACATTTCAAAGAAGCGTTAGAGGAGCTTAAACCTTTGGAGGAAGAAGGATTGGTGGAGATAAATGCAAAAGGGATTTGGGTGAGTGAAACGGGTGCATTGTTGATTCGTAATATCGTAATGCCATTTGATGCGTATTTAAAAAAAATTAATACCAATCAAAAAGTTTTTAGTAAAACAATTTAA
- the argF gene encoding ornithine carbamoyltransferase yields MRHFLTLADFSKEEILEILILAKTLKNEVKSGIYSNPLAHKTLGMIFEKNSTRTRVSFETGIYQLGGNGIFLSSNDTQLGRGEPIKDTARVLSSMVDLVMMRTHEHSRLEEFSAYSNVPVINGLSDDFHPMQLLADFMTMQECGKDKNPIVAYIGDGNNMAHSWLMLAAKLGFTLRIASPKNYEVSQKILQKAESFAKISGAKILLSENPQEAILGADVVTTDTWASMGQEEQKETRKKAFQDYCVDSKLMKLAKQDAIFLHCLPAYRGQEVSEEVLESAQSKIFQEAENRLHAQKGVMVWLHQNR; encoded by the coding sequence ATGCGACATTTTTTGACTTTGGCGGATTTTAGCAAAGAAGAAATTTTAGAAATTTTAATTCTCGCTAAAACCCTTAAAAACGAAGTAAAAAGTGGTATATATAGTAATCCACTTGCACACAAAACTTTGGGTATGATTTTTGAGAAAAACTCCACAAGAACACGCGTGAGTTTTGAAACAGGAATTTATCAGTTGGGTGGTAATGGAATCTTTCTTTCTAGCAATGATACGCAATTAGGACGCGGAGAGCCGATTAAGGATACTGCGCGTGTGTTATCTTCTATGGTGGATTTGGTAATGATGCGGACACACGAGCATTCGCGTTTGGAGGAATTTTCCGCATATTCTAATGTGCCTGTGATAAATGGACTAAGTGATGATTTTCACCCAATGCAATTATTGGCTGATTTTATGACAATGCAAGAGTGTGGCAAAGATAAGAATCCTATCGTTGCATATATTGGTGATGGAAATAATATGGCACATTCTTGGCTTATGCTTGCGGCTAAACTTGGTTTTACTTTGCGTATTGCTTCGCCAAAAAATTATGAAGTTTCTCAAAAGATTCTGCAAAAAGCAGAAAGTTTTGCTAAAATTTCAGGCGCAAAGATTTTATTAAGTGAGAATCCCCAAGAGGCAATTTTAGGGGCAGATGTTGTAACAACCGATACTTGGGCTTCTATGGGGCAAGAAGAGCAAAAAGAAACAAGGAAAAAAGCATTTCAGGATTATTGTGTGGATAGCAAGTTGATGAAACTTGCCAAACAAGACGCAATCTTTTTACATTGTTTGCCAGCCTATCGCGGACAAGAAGTCAGTGAGGAAGTATTAGAATCAGCGCAGAGTAAAATTTTTCAAGAGGCAGAAAATCGCCTACATGCTCAAAAAGGAGTAATGGTTTGGCTACACCAAAACCGCTAG
- a CDS encoding (Fe-S)-binding protein → MAHFDNYDYLKTSNACVKCGKCLPDCTIFSINGDEATSPRGFIDLLGAYQRKEIPLDKNAKDIFETCFLCTTCVRVCPNSLPTDTLIENIRYEIAQKYGIAWFKRIFFYLLKHRKIMDFGFKLGAIFAPLLYQATKDGNSIQPRFTLPLVKNRIFGGIAKRSFLNSHSEEICFVDSKQSQKTRKVAIFIGCLGNYNYKNVGESLLVILEALQINAKLAKGQKCCGAPAYFTGDFASVDTLIRQNVEYFESFIEEVDAILIPEATCGAMILEDWKHFMEKDLELKSRIEKLLPKIYMATKYLESQTNLVEILNNIEQNRLKQEFQSPKQTFTYHDPCHARKVLGVYQEPRKLLQQNYQLVEMEDSTACCGFGGVTIQTERFALASKVGSKKAKMIEKTQAQFIVAECSACRMQLSNALYQANVEIPFLHPLELIAKIIKENQNK, encoded by the coding sequence ATGGCGCATTTTGACAATTACGATTATTTAAAGACAAGCAATGCCTGCGTGAAATGTGGCAAATGCTTGCCCGATTGCACGATTTTTAGCATTAATGGAGATGAGGCGACTTCTCCACGCGGCTTTATTGACCTTTTGGGGGCATATCAGCGCAAAGAGATTCCGCTAGATAAAAATGCTAAAGATATTTTTGAAACTTGTTTTTTATGCACAACTTGCGTACGTGTTTGTCCTAATTCTTTGCCCACAGATACTTTGATTGAAAATATTCGCTATGAAATTGCTCAAAAATATGGAATTGCTTGGTTTAAACGCATCTTTTTTTATCTTTTGAAACATAGAAAAATAATGGATTTTGGATTCAAACTTGGTGCGATTTTTGCCCCTTTGTTGTATCAAGCAACAAAAGATGGCAATTCTATTCAGCCACGTTTTACCTTGCCTTTGGTTAAGAATAGAATCTTTGGAGGAATCGCAAAGAGAAGTTTTCTAAATTCTCATTCAGAGGAAATCTGCTTTGTGGATTCCAAACAATCCCAAAAGACTAGAAAGGTAGCAATTTTTATTGGTTGTTTGGGAAACTATAATTATAAAAATGTTGGTGAATCTTTGCTAGTGATTTTAGAGGCTTTACAAATCAATGCAAAGCTAGCAAAAGGGCAAAAATGCTGTGGCGCACCTGCTTATTTTACAGGAGATTTCGCTAGCGTAGATACACTCATTCGTCAGAATGTAGAATATTTTGAAAGCTTTATAGAAGAAGTAGATGCGATTTTGATTCCAGAGGCGACTTGTGGCGCAATGATATTAGAGGATTGGAAGCATTTTATGGAAAAGGATTTAGAGTTAAAATCAAGAATAGAAAAGCTTTTGCCAAAAATTTATATGGCGACCAAATATTTGGAATCCCAAACAAACTTGGTAGAGATTCTAAACAATATAGAACAAAATCGCCTCAAACAAGAATTTCAATCCCCAAAACAAACCTTTACTTACCACGACCCGTGCCACGCAAGAAAAGTGCTTGGAGTTTATCAAGAACCGCGTAAATTATTGCAGCAAAATTATCAGCTCGTTGAGATGGAGGATTCCACTGCTTGTTGTGGATTTGGTGGCGTTACAATCCAGACAGAGCGTTTTGCATTGGCTAGCAAAGTGGGGAGTAAAAAAGCAAAAATGATAGAAAAAACACAAGCGCAGTTCATCGTAGCAGAATGTAGTGCTTGTCGTATGCAGTTAAGCAATGCGCTGTATCAAGCAAATGTAGAGATTCCATTTTTGCACCCATTAGAACTTATTGCAAAGATAATTAAAGAAAATCAAAATAAATAA
- a CDS encoding methyl-accepting chemotaxis protein: protein MVGRNLSLKAQLFIGFGIILAFILVISITGYIKISFVEKTLAEMTEVNAVKQRYAINFRGSVHDRAIAVRDVVILDNVQEIENTLRLIQKLEEFYKDSSIKMDEIFKDEHMVDAKDKEILQRIKGVEAKTMPMISEIIIKKAQSDRIGANELLINQARGAFVEWLNVINEFIDYQEDKNQKLTKAAIDEIDNYLSLTMMLTIISLIVAVLTAIYISRLVISSLGGEPKEVVKVVLSIASGNLNTPIRTQYKESMLASMEQMQEKLREIVSEIMKSTQELNESANEVTKSSEESKSSSYRQVESSEVSTERIKQVMNAVNHISNIAKQTEENSEYTTNLSDKCIEAMKTTVESIERITETVTLSSEHIRMLEKHSQEIGGSADLIKEITDQTNLLALNAAIEAARAGEAGRGFAVVSDEIRKLAERTGVATSEITRMIEVIQGETQTAVEAIQNAVPQVEKGMELANEASEILGQINSQASDSLSKAKEVTNATYKQVQDMENLSKGLDEISRDSKNTAELMENNTEAAQTLKNIANVLKNHINHFKI from the coding sequence GTGGTTGGAAGAAATTTATCGTTAAAAGCACAGCTTTTTATAGGGTTTGGCATTATCTTAGCTTTTATTTTAGTTATCTCCATTACAGGATATATCAAGATTAGTTTTGTAGAAAAAACATTGGCAGAAATGACAGAGGTTAATGCGGTAAAACAAAGATATGCAATTAATTTTCGTGGAAGCGTGCATGATAGAGCAATTGCAGTGCGTGATGTTGTGATTTTGGACAATGTGCAAGAGATTGAAAATACTTTGCGTTTAATCCAAAAACTAGAAGAATTCTATAAAGATTCTTCAATTAAAATGGACGAAATTTTTAAAGATGAGCATATGGTAGATGCAAAAGACAAGGAGATTTTGCAACGTATTAAAGGTGTAGAAGCCAAAACAATGCCTATGATTTCTGAAATTATCATCAAAAAAGCACAATCTGATAGAATTGGCGCAAACGAATTGTTGATTAATCAAGCACGAGGGGCATTTGTAGAATGGTTAAATGTAATTAATGAGTTTATAGATTATCAAGAAGATAAGAATCAAAAACTTACCAAAGCAGCAATTGATGAGATTGATAATTATTTGTCTCTAACGATGATGCTGACTATTATTTCTTTGATTGTGGCAGTTTTAACTGCAATTTATATTTCTAGATTGGTTATTTCATCTTTGGGAGGAGAGCCAAAAGAAGTTGTTAAAGTAGTGCTTAGTATTGCAAGTGGCAATTTGAATACTCCTATAAGAACGCAATATAAAGAGAGTATGCTTGCTTCTATGGAGCAAATGCAAGAAAAACTTAGAGAGATTGTTTCGGAAATTATGAAATCTACCCAAGAGCTAAATGAAAGCGCAAATGAAGTAACAAAAAGTTCTGAAGAATCCAAATCTTCATCTTATCGCCAGGTTGAAAGTTCAGAAGTTTCAACAGAACGTATTAAGCAAGTAATGAACGCTGTAAATCATATTTCAAATATCGCAAAACAAACAGAGGAAAATTCTGAATATACTACAAATCTATCAGATAAATGTATAGAAGCTATGAAAACAACAGTAGAAAGCATTGAGCGCATTACAGAAACCGTTACTCTTTCATCAGAACATATTCGTATGCTAGAAAAACACTCTCAAGAAATTGGCGGAAGCGCAGATTTGATTAAAGAAATCACGGACCAAACCAACCTACTTGCACTTAATGCTGCGATTGAAGCTGCAAGAGCAGGGGAAGCTGGGAGAGGATTTGCTGTTGTTTCCGATGAGATTAGAAAATTAGCCGAACGCACAGGGGTAGCAACTTCAGAGATTACAAGAATGATTGAAGTGATACAAGGTGAAACGCAAACTGCGGTAGAGGCGATTCAAAATGCGGTTCCACAGGTAGAAAAAGGTATGGAGCTTGCAAATGAAGCAAGTGAAATCTTGGGACAAATCAATTCTCAAGCAAGCGATTCTTTAAGTAAAGCGAAAGAAGTAACCAATGCAACTTATAAGCAAGTGCAGGATATGGAAAATCTATCTAAAGGATTAGATGAAATTTCAAGGGATTCTAAAAATACTGCAGAATTGATGGAGAATAATACGGAAGCGGCGCAAACACTTAAAAACATTGCAAATGTCTTAAAAAATCATATCAATCACTTCAAGATTTAA
- a CDS encoding DUF2603 domain-containing protein: MATPKPLVKRNNSIHQTNNLYDSLQEIIHNAKTQSKVYDSDLDGDLTYCFKDKNAQEFYLVSKKNMQQLLESAKQLEIDKYLFKLEKEIYYNVPVDFEDVWCIALKEIKNYEKEPKALVKNLKKRYPYLFFEIPKIPDSF, encoded by the coding sequence TTGGCTACACCAAAACCGCTAGTAAAACGAAATAATTCAATCCATCAGACAAATAATCTTTATGATTCATTGCAAGAGATTATCCACAATGCAAAGACGCAATCTAAGGTTTATGATTCTGACTTGGACGGAGATTTAACCTATTGTTTCAAAGATAAAAACGCACAAGAATTTTATTTAGTATCCAAAAAAAATATGCAACAACTTTTGGAATCTGCTAAACAGCTTGAGATAGATAAATATCTTTTTAAGCTAGAGAAAGAAATTTATTATAATGTGCCAGTGGATTTTGAAGATGTGTGGTGCATTGCATTGAAAGAAATTAAAAATTACGAAAAAGAACCCAAAGCTTTGGTAAAAAATCTTAAAAAACGTTATCCCTATTTGTTCTTTGAGATTCCAAAAATCCCTGATTCATTTTAA
- the feoB gene encoding ferrous iron transport protein B produces MAETKQIRIALVGQPNVGKSLLINALCHSTMKVGNFPGVTVEKAEASTSYKGYVLQIVDLPGTYSLYGYSEEEKITKHFVESNDYDLIVNVADSTNLERNLLLSAQLLEMQKKMVLVLNMSDEARKEGIKIKTESLSELLGIPSVQVSAHTKENLESLLDVIVATYEKGQNANKRIYSNAIETEILHLEEFIKNKKDVSIESLGLSARQIAILLLKQEEKTFQILHKKPIWMELSKKLQDSLNNLYTIYDTPSNKEIFLEDLNAFVQGLITETVHYEGKEKQGYTHSIDKILINKYAGIPIFLFFMWVLFQLTFTLGALPMDLIDSFFGWLGESIKENIESESLASLLADGIIGGVGAVVLFLPNIVILFFGIALLETTGYMSRVAFLLDGFFHKFGLHGKSFIPLVTGFGCSVPAFMATRTLKSRKDRLLTLFIINFMSCGARLPVYVLFVGAFFPAQQAGNWLFGIYILGALLGLVMAKILRLTAFKGPDEPFVMEMPKYRMPNWRLVWFAIYTKAKMYLKKAGTFILAASVLIWFASSYPIQEETKEVYESKMEQVLNEEEKEKLAFALEESLIENSYLGMTGKLIEPVFAPLDFDWRMSVALLSGLAAKEVVISTMGVLYSLGGEVDEESENLMQVIKRAIPLQTAIAFILFVMIYNPCLAATVVFGKEAGGFKYIVFLFVMTTICAYIVAWIGSMLASAILN; encoded by the coding sequence ATGGCTGAAACAAAACAAATCCGAATTGCTCTTGTTGGACAACCCAATGTTGGTAAAAGTTTGTTGATTAATGCACTTTGTCATTCCACGATGAAAGTAGGAAATTTTCCGGGTGTTACGGTTGAAAAAGCCGAAGCAAGCACTTCATATAAAGGATATGTGTTACAAATTGTAGATTTGCCCGGCACTTATTCGCTTTATGGTTATTCAGAAGAAGAAAAAATCACAAAACATTTTGTGGAATCTAATGATTATGATTTGATTGTTAATGTGGCAGATTCTACAAATTTGGAGCGTAATTTACTCTTAAGTGCGCAGTTGCTTGAAATGCAAAAAAAGATGGTTTTAGTCCTTAATATGAGCGATGAGGCACGCAAGGAGGGGATAAAAATCAAGACAGAATCTTTAAGCGAATTGCTTGGGATTCCAAGTGTGCAAGTTTCTGCACATACAAAAGAAAATTTAGAATCTCTCTTAGATGTGATAGTGGCAACTTACGAAAAGGGACAAAATGCAAATAAGCGTATTTATAGCAATGCAATTGAGACAGAAATTTTGCATTTAGAGGAATTTATCAAAAATAAAAAAGATGTAAGCATAGAATCGCTTGGCTTAAGTGCGCGTCAAATTGCGATTTTGTTGCTAAAACAAGAGGAAAAAACCTTTCAAATTTTACATAAAAAACCTATTTGGATGGAATTATCTAAAAAACTGCAAGATTCTTTAAATAATTTATATACAATTTATGATACACCCTCTAATAAAGAAATTTTTTTGGAAGATTTAAACGCGTTCGTGCAGGGCTTGATAACGGAAACCGTGCATTATGAGGGTAAAGAAAAGCAAGGTTATACGCATAGTATTGATAAAATTTTGATTAACAAATATGCAGGGATTCCGATTTTTTTGTTTTTTATGTGGGTATTGTTTCAGCTTACCTTTACGCTTGGTGCGTTGCCAATGGATTTAATTGATAGCTTTTTTGGTTGGCTTGGAGAGTCAATCAAAGAGAATATTGAAAGTGAAAGCCTTGCTTCACTGCTTGCAGATGGAATCATTGGCGGTGTAGGAGCAGTCGTGTTGTTTTTGCCCAATATCGTGATTTTATTCTTTGGAATCGCATTGTTAGAGACAACGGGTTATATGTCTCGCGTTGCGTTTTTATTGGACGGATTTTTCCATAAATTTGGCTTGCACGGAAAAAGTTTTATTCCGCTTGTAACAGGATTTGGTTGTTCTGTGCCTGCCTTTATGGCAACAAGGACTTTGAAAAGCCGCAAAGATAGATTATTGACGCTTTTTATTATTAATTTTATGAGTTGTGGTGCAAGATTGCCTGTATATGTGCTTTTTGTTGGAGCATTTTTTCCAGCACAACAAGCAGGAAATTGGCTATTTGGAATCTATATTTTAGGCGCATTGTTGGGATTGGTAATGGCGAAGATTCTTCGCTTGACTGCTTTTAAAGGTCCAGATGAACCTTTTGTTATGGAGATGCCAAAATATCGTATGCCAAATTGGAGATTGGTATGGTTTGCGATTTATACTAAAGCAAAAATGTATCTTAAAAAGGCAGGGACTTTTATTTTGGCAGCCTCTGTTTTGATATGGTTTGCAAGCTCTTATCCTATTCAAGAAGAGACGAAAGAGGTTTATGAAAGCAAGATGGAACAGGTATTGAATGAAGAGGAAAAAGAAAAGCTCGCCTTTGCGTTGGAGGAATCCTTGATTGAAAATAGCTATTTGGGAATGACGGGTAAGTTGATTGAGCCTGTTTTTGCTCCTCTTGATTTCGATTGGAGGATGAGTGTAGCACTTTTGAGTGGATTGGCGGCAAAAGAAGTGGTGATTTCTACTATGGGTGTGCTTTATTCTCTAGGCGGAGAAGTAGATGAAGAGAGTGAAAATCTTATGCAAGTGATTAAGAGAGCAATCCCATTGCAAACCGCTATCGCTTTTATTCTCTTTGTGATGATTTACAATCCTTGTCTTGCGGCGACGGTGGTTTTTGGCAAAGAGGCGGGTGGATTTAAATATATTGTATTTTTGTTCGTTATGACGACTATTTGTGCATATATTGTCGCTTGGATTGGTTCTATGCTTGCTAGTGCGATTCTAAATTAA